Proteins from a single region of Streptomyces spectabilis:
- a CDS encoding glycosyltransferase family 2 protein — protein MNSDGQPPAVSVIMPVLNEERHLREAVHAILKQEYAGEMEVVVALGPSTDRTDEIAAELVAEDPRVHTVPNPTGRTPAALNAAIKASRHPIVVRVDGHAALSPGYITTAVRLLEETGAMNVGGIMHAEGENDWEHAVAAAMTSKIGVGNAAFHTGGDAQQAETVYLGVFRREALEQQGGYNEEFIRAQDWELNFRIREAGGLIWFSPELKVSYRPRPSVKALAKQYKDYGRWRHVVARYHEGSINLRYLAPPTAVCAIAAGLVVGAALTPWGLVIPGGYLAAIAAGSVPAGKGLPLKARLQIPVALATMHMSWGWGFLTSPRSLAKKVIASRRPAVLGTDRKPQEA, from the coding sequence GTGAATTCTGACGGTCAGCCTCCCGCCGTCTCCGTGATCATGCCGGTCCTCAATGAGGAGCGGCACCTGCGCGAAGCCGTCCACGCGATCCTCAAGCAGGAGTACGCGGGCGAGATGGAGGTCGTCGTCGCACTCGGCCCCTCCACCGACCGCACGGACGAGATCGCCGCCGAGCTGGTCGCCGAAGACCCCCGCGTCCACACGGTCCCGAACCCGACGGGGCGTACGCCCGCGGCGCTCAACGCGGCGATCAAGGCCTCGCGTCACCCGATCGTGGTGCGTGTCGACGGCCATGCCGCGCTCTCGCCGGGGTACATCACGACCGCCGTGCGCCTCCTGGAGGAGACCGGCGCGATGAACGTCGGCGGCATCATGCACGCCGAGGGCGAGAACGACTGGGAGCACGCCGTCGCCGCCGCCATGACCTCGAAGATCGGCGTGGGCAACGCCGCCTTCCACACGGGCGGCGACGCCCAGCAGGCCGAGACGGTCTATCTCGGCGTCTTCCGCCGCGAGGCCCTCGAACAGCAGGGCGGTTACAACGAGGAGTTCATCCGCGCCCAGGACTGGGAGCTGAACTTCCGCATCCGCGAGGCGGGCGGCCTCATCTGGTTCTCGCCCGAGCTGAAGGTCTCCTACCGGCCGCGCCCGAGCGTGAAGGCCCTCGCCAAGCAGTACAAGGACTACGGCCGCTGGCGGCACGTCGTCGCCCGCTACCACGAGGGCTCCATCAACCTGCGCTACCTCGCGCCGCCGACGGCCGTGTGCGCCATCGCCGCGGGCCTGGTCGTGGGCGCCGCCCTGACGCCGTGGGGCCTGGTGATCCCCGGCGGCTACCTGGCGGCCATCGCCGCCGGGTCCGTGCCCGCGGGCAAGGGCCTGCCCCTGAAGGCGCGCCTGCAGATCCCGGTGGCCCTCGCCACGATGCACATGTCGTGGGGCTGGGGATTCCTCACCAGCCCCCGCTCGCTCGCC